A window of the Halobacterium hubeiense genome harbors these coding sequences:
- a CDS encoding tyrosine-type recombinase/integrase, with protein MTPDLKPIDPQEAKEWYLENRRGELADATYRAHKYRLSPFVEWCDTEGGVTNMNDLSGRHFHQYKKWRREKGDCNKVTMATQLSTLKVFIDFCESIDAVQPGLSDYIDPPTMKNKEDVNDDFVDADTAQAIIEYQRNFNYSQREHVIFELLWHTGMRNGALRAIDLDDYDNNERTLEVHHRPDDGTPLKNGKEGQRVVSLKPKVNQIVQDYIDHHRFTKTDDTGRKPLMTTRQGRISKTSIRSNCYRATRPCEYGLDCPHDRDPEDCDAANSYHAASKCPSSHASHSLRKGAITHARRSEVPIEAVSERMDVSADVLKKHYDKRTKKQEMKNRRGYFDNI; from the coding sequence ATGACACCCGACCTCAAGCCAATCGACCCGCAGGAAGCGAAGGAATGGTATCTCGAAAACCGACGCGGCGAACTGGCCGACGCTACCTATCGAGCGCACAAGTATCGACTCTCCCCGTTCGTTGAATGGTGCGATACCGAGGGCGGCGTGACCAATATGAACGACCTCAGCGGGCGGCACTTCCATCAGTACAAGAAGTGGCGGCGGGAGAAAGGCGACTGCAACAAGGTCACGATGGCTACCCAATTGAGTACGCTCAAAGTCTTCATCGACTTCTGCGAGAGCATCGACGCCGTCCAGCCCGGTCTGTCGGACTACATCGACCCGCCGACGATGAAGAACAAGGAGGACGTGAACGACGACTTCGTGGATGCTGATACCGCGCAGGCCATCATCGAGTATCAGCGGAACTTCAACTACTCTCAGCGCGAACACGTCATCTTCGAGTTACTGTGGCACACGGGAATGCGAAACGGTGCACTCCGTGCTATCGACCTCGATGACTACGACAACAACGAACGCACGCTTGAAGTCCATCACCGACCGGACGATGGAACTCCGCTAAAGAACGGAAAAGAAGGCCAGCGCGTCGTCTCCCTGAAACCGAAGGTCAACCAAATCGTACAGGACTACATCGACCATCATCGGTTTACCAAAACCGACGACACCGGTCGAAAACCACTAATGACGACGCGACAGGGCCGTATCTCGAAGACCTCTATCCGAAGTAACTGCTACCGCGCTACCCGTCCCTGTGAGTACGGACTTGACTGCCCCCACGACCGCGACCCCGAGGACTGCGACGCGGCAAACTCCTATCACGCGGCCTCAAAGTGTCCATCCTCACACGCGTCCCACTCTCTGCGAAAAGGAGCAATCACGCACGCCCGGCGGAGTGAAGTCCCGATTGAAGCCGTATCCGAGCGGATGGATGTAAGCGCGGATGTGCTGAAGAAACACTACGACAAACGTACGAAGAAACAGGAGATGAAGAACCGGCGAGGATACTTCGATAACATCTAA
- a CDS encoding universal stress protein, whose product MYRVLVPVDDDVDRALAQARYVANLPDAAENVEAIVLFVFTGDAEDLPEDVQQFKSASRIQSVRRAQEFLENAGVDVQVRDDSGDTVDDIIADADEYDVDAIVLGGRKRSPAGKAIFGSVTQSVILNADRPVVVTGEDA is encoded by the coding sequence ATGTACCGCGTGCTGGTACCGGTCGACGACGATGTAGACCGAGCGCTCGCGCAGGCCCGCTACGTGGCGAACCTGCCCGACGCCGCCGAAAACGTCGAAGCTATCGTACTGTTCGTGTTCACCGGCGACGCCGAGGACCTCCCGGAGGACGTCCAGCAGTTCAAGTCCGCGAGCCGCATCCAGTCGGTGCGGCGCGCACAGGAGTTCCTGGAGAACGCGGGCGTCGACGTCCAAGTCCGGGACGACTCCGGGGACACGGTCGACGACATCATCGCGGACGCCGACGAGTACGACGTCGACGCCATCGTGCTCGGCGGGCGCAAGCGCTCGCCCGCGGGGAAGGCCATCTTCGGCAGCGTCACGCAGTCGGTCATCCTGAACGCCGACCGCCCGGTCGTCGTCACCGGCGAAGACGCCTGA
- a CDS encoding DUF5795 family protein encodes MSDNRVVEGRMVTPKKLAELVEGESVMDAEPIEDADRDCPECGGDVISVGYMPSVTEFVTGYKCQDCEWSARED; translated from the coding sequence ATGTCCGACAACCGCGTCGTCGAAGGCCGCATGGTCACCCCGAAGAAGCTCGCGGAGCTCGTGGAAGGCGAGTCTGTGATGGACGCCGAACCCATCGAGGACGCCGACCGCGACTGCCCCGAGTGCGGCGGCGACGTCATCTCCGTCGGCTACATGCCCTCCGTAACGGAGTTCGTCACCGGCTACAAGTGCCAGGACTGCGAGTGGAGCGCCCGCGAAGACTAA
- a CDS encoding DUF7845 domain-containing protein produces MRTLDLAPHEFDANLHFAENGLDPWFGADVLVKDAGGSRSAEFTHAGEQWVARLSYRDEGGLLPPTGSVTDGGTHVEHDTIREFQFKIARHPDEDPVGKQDFIVHMSPRWGGLHAEKDSGEVVEIPVPPTLKNDGLNLRIQGSNIAFTRYLDLFQTAARVLGFNANYFQTPAATSNIQDAEKYARVHRDASGPVHGRDGPIASMAHLLEDDRSGYRKLVQNDDDEKGENLPGYYHTVTLDTQRLAEAFPGHRYPKEVKHYYAREAARLDTSEALAHPKVGASLQHSLLDRGETMYYDDLVELERELDQTVLSVLADAGLDVAPENIGRSPYVENDAYWEPSTSERGPDPIQLDLTRIRQEQESVVVRHLTDGLSPVQWEALDTLVTDGGEVSPQDIAEANERHVGSVRRALRSMEELVSRKYGEVGLRSDYVAEMIHDAVQDARDATRTAIETSAKAIEAAERGVSDAMAEWVAWCNRYGIDIRNRADALEVDMGEFDAVNYNHKGVPKIISSRIRSAFEVWTAAGQDPERFRQAIVKFRVDGIDHKRRAWKALR; encoded by the coding sequence GTGAGGACGCTCGACCTCGCTCCCCACGAGTTCGACGCGAACCTCCACTTCGCCGAGAACGGTCTTGATCCGTGGTTCGGCGCCGACGTCCTCGTGAAGGACGCGGGTGGCAGCCGTAGCGCGGAGTTCACGCACGCGGGCGAGCAGTGGGTCGCGCGGCTGTCGTACCGTGACGAGGGCGGGCTGCTCCCGCCAACCGGCAGCGTCACCGACGGCGGCACGCACGTCGAGCACGACACGATTCGCGAATTCCAGTTCAAGATTGCCCGCCACCCCGACGAGGACCCCGTCGGCAAACAGGACTTCATCGTACACATGAGCCCGCGCTGGGGCGGCCTCCACGCCGAGAAGGACTCCGGCGAGGTCGTTGAGATTCCCGTCCCGCCAACTCTCAAGAACGACGGCCTGAACCTCCGCATCCAGGGGAGTAATATCGCGTTCACGCGGTATCTCGACCTCTTCCAGACCGCTGCTCGTGTCCTCGGGTTCAACGCGAACTACTTCCAGACGCCCGCGGCGACGAGCAACATTCAGGACGCCGAGAAGTACGCCCGCGTGCATCGAGACGCCAGCGGCCCCGTCCACGGTCGCGACGGCCCGATAGCCTCGATGGCGCACCTCCTGGAAGACGACCGCTCCGGGTACCGCAAACTCGTCCAGAACGACGACGACGAGAAAGGCGAGAACCTGCCGGGCTACTACCACACGGTGACGTTGGACACGCAGCGGCTCGCTGAAGCGTTCCCCGGCCACCGCTACCCGAAGGAGGTCAAACACTACTACGCTCGCGAAGCCGCTCGCCTCGACACGTCGGAAGCGCTCGCGCATCCGAAGGTCGGCGCGAGTCTTCAGCACTCGCTGCTCGACCGTGGCGAGACGATGTACTATGACGACCTCGTAGAACTGGAACGCGAGCTCGACCAGACCGTGCTGTCTGTGCTCGCCGACGCCGGCCTCGACGTCGCCCCGGAGAATATCGGCCGGAGCCCGTACGTTGAGAATGATGCGTACTGGGAGCCGTCGACGAGTGAGCGCGGCCCCGACCCCATTCAGTTGGACCTCACCCGCATCCGGCAGGAACAGGAAAGCGTCGTTGTCCGCCACCTCACGGACGGCCTCAGTCCCGTCCAGTGGGAAGCACTGGATACGCTCGTCACGGACGGTGGGGAAGTTTCCCCACAGGACATCGCAGAGGCGAACGAGCGCCACGTCGGGAGCGTGCGGCGGGCGCTGCGCTCGATGGAAGAACTCGTCTCTAGGAAGTACGGCGAGGTTGGTCTGCGCTCGGACTACGTCGCCGAAATGATTCACGACGCCGTTCAAGACGCGCGCGACGCGACACGCACCGCCATCGAGACCTCCGCGAAAGCCATCGAAGCCGCCGAGCGCGGCGTGTCGGACGCGATGGCCGAGTGGGTCGCGTGGTGCAACCGCTACGGCATCGATATCCGCAACCGCGCTGACGCTCTCGAGGTCGACATGGGCGAGTTCGACGCGGTCAACTACAACCACAAGGGTGTCCCGAAGATTATCTCCTCCCGCATCCGGTCCGCCTTCGAGGTGTGGACGGCGGCTGGACAAGATCCCGAGCGGTTCCGGCAGGCAATCGTGAAGTTCAGAGTCGACGGCATCGACCACAAGCGCCGCGCGTGGAAGGCCCTCCGATAG
- a CDS encoding sensor histidine kinase, with protein sequence MSEYGDERQPETVSAGDERLCVGVVLGHDQNRALLTEWLDDTYDVLTPGADGVTLAELAERADLLLLDERAYERHDEWVADYRERGASLFSPVLLLASSDELRAAADVWSNVDDVVAVPVQKAVLHARIDGLLSRRSLSRKLAASEDRFRTLFETSPDPAIVVDGDGLVVDSNVAFRDLVGVTESCHGRSLDAFDAFTPEAVEAMCATADDDGDARSSSAVVSVQTVTERRHVECNADDLATAPGHRILILRDVTERVHHEQELQRQVDRLDEFAGVLAHEIRNPLGIASGWLDQAKRTGDPEAFARVEAAHERMGDLIGDLLELARQGSVIGERTSVPLADLVTDSWASVTTKNATLDVAPELAGRTATGDPDRIHEVFANLFRNAIEHGGPDVTVEVGVTEDGRGVYVADDGAGFGGTDPDQLFESGYTTAKNGTGFGLAIVEQIADAHGWTVTATDAEGGGARFEPGGVLDGDDPTAERA encoded by the coding sequence ATGTCCGAGTACGGTGACGAACGGCAGCCGGAGACGGTCTCTGCCGGCGACGAGCGGCTGTGCGTCGGCGTGGTGCTAGGACACGACCAGAACCGCGCGCTCCTCACGGAATGGCTCGACGATACCTACGACGTGCTCACGCCCGGGGCCGACGGCGTCACGCTGGCGGAGTTGGCGGAGCGCGCGGACCTCCTGTTGCTGGACGAGCGCGCCTACGAACGCCACGATGAGTGGGTTGCCGACTACCGCGAGCGCGGGGCGTCGCTGTTCTCGCCCGTGTTGTTGCTCGCGTCCAGCGACGAACTACGGGCCGCCGCAGACGTCTGGTCGAACGTCGACGACGTCGTCGCCGTCCCCGTCCAGAAGGCGGTGCTGCACGCTCGCATCGACGGGCTGTTGTCGCGACGCAGCCTCTCCCGGAAGCTCGCCGCCAGCGAGGACCGCTTCCGCACGCTGTTCGAGACGAGTCCCGACCCCGCGATAGTCGTCGACGGCGACGGACTGGTCGTGGACAGCAACGTCGCGTTCCGCGACCTCGTCGGCGTCACCGAGTCGTGTCATGGGCGGTCGCTGGACGCCTTCGACGCGTTCACGCCCGAGGCCGTCGAGGCGATGTGTGCGACCGCCGACGACGACGGGGACGCGCGGTCGAGTTCGGCTGTCGTTTCCGTGCAGACGGTGACCGAGCGCCGGCACGTAGAGTGCAACGCCGACGACCTCGCGACCGCTCCCGGGCACCGCATCCTCATCCTGCGGGACGTCACCGAGCGCGTCCACCACGAGCAGGAACTCCAGCGGCAGGTTGACCGCCTCGACGAGTTCGCGGGCGTGCTCGCCCACGAGATTCGGAACCCGCTGGGCATCGCCAGCGGGTGGCTCGACCAGGCCAAGCGCACGGGTGACCCGGAGGCGTTCGCCCGCGTCGAGGCCGCCCACGAGCGTATGGGCGACCTCATCGGCGACCTGCTCGAACTCGCTCGACAGGGCAGCGTCATCGGGGAGCGAACGTCGGTCCCGCTGGCTGACTTGGTCACGGACTCGTGGGCGAGCGTGACGACGAAGAACGCGACCCTCGACGTGGCTCCGGAGCTGGCCGGTCGGACGGCGACTGGCGACCCCGACCGCATCCACGAGGTGTTCGCGAACCTGTTCCGGAACGCCATCGAGCACGGCGGGCCGGACGTCACCGTCGAAGTCGGCGTGACCGAGGACGGCCGCGGCGTCTACGTGGCCGACGACGGGGCCGGATTCGGCGGCACGGACCCCGACCAACTGTTCGAGTCCGGGTACACGACCGCCAAGAACGGCACCGGGTTCGGGCTCGCCATCGTCGAGCAGATTGCGGACGCCCACGGCTGGACGGTCACCGCGACCGACGCCGAGGGCGGCGGCGCGCGCTTCGAACCCGGGGGCGTGCTGGACGGCGACGACCCGACCGCCGAACGCGCGTAG
- a CDS encoding response regulator, which translates to MDRETSPVVLVVDDERDLADLFTAWLSDDYTVRTAYSGQEALDSLDDAIDVVLLDRRMPDLSGDAVLSEVRERDLDCRVAMVTAVDPDFDIVEMGFDAYLTKPVTNDDLHDVVETLLTRKHHDTAVQQYFQLVTKRAALDAQYGDDAADDPQYEALQAEIDSLEREVETLASEFDEDDFEVELHRIEQDGVDAGREADADVDGGTDR; encoded by the coding sequence ATGGACCGAGAAACCTCCCCGGTGGTCCTCGTCGTCGACGACGAGCGAGACCTCGCCGACCTGTTCACCGCGTGGCTGTCCGACGATTACACCGTCAGGACCGCGTACAGCGGGCAGGAGGCACTGGACTCGCTGGACGACGCAATCGACGTCGTGCTGTTGGACCGCCGGATGCCGGACCTCTCCGGAGACGCCGTACTCTCGGAGGTCCGGGAGCGCGACCTCGACTGCCGGGTGGCGATGGTGACCGCCGTCGACCCCGACTTCGACATCGTGGAGATGGGGTTCGACGCGTACCTCACTAAGCCCGTGACCAACGACGACCTCCACGACGTCGTGGAGACGCTGCTGACGCGCAAGCACCACGACACGGCGGTCCAGCAGTACTTCCAGCTCGTGACGAAGCGCGCCGCGCTGGACGCCCAGTACGGCGACGATGCTGCTGACGACCCGCAGTACGAGGCGCTGCAGGCAGAAATCGACTCACTGGAACGCGAAGTCGAGACACTCGCCAGCGAGTTCGACGAGGACGACTTCGAGGTCGAACTCCATCGCATCGAGCAGGACGGCGTTGACGCCGGCCGCGAGGCCGACGCTGACGTCGACGGGGGAACGGACAGATGA
- the guaB gene encoding IMP dehydrogenase, producing MAHDPSTDGRFSEKLRVPEALTFDDVLLRPAESRVEPDDADVSTRVSKNVELNTPILSAAMDTVTESDLAIAMAHEGGLGVLHQNMDTETVVTEVERVKRADELVIDRENVVTANPDQTVEEVDAMMNSEGVSGAPVVDDDDTVLGIISGTDIRPYLEVGESDTVREAMTDEVITADEDVDARDALELMYEHKIERVPIVDGDDHLVGLVTMQGILARREHGDAARDDDGRLRVGVAVGPFETERATAVDDAGADVIFIDCAHAHNLNVIDSARDIKASVDADVVVGNVGTREAAEAVVDFADGIKVGIGPGSICTTRVVTGAGMPQITAVSQVADVAHPEDVPVIADGGIRYSGDAAKAIAAGADAVMLGSYFAGTDEAPGRVITMNGKKYKQYRGMGSVGAMQSGGGDRYLKEEDEDEEFVPEGVEAATPYKGPLAQELHQLVGGIQSGMGYVGAETIPEFKEDAEFVRVSAAGQTEGHPHDVMITDEAPNYSPQNE from the coding sequence ATGGCGCACGACCCTTCGACTGACGGCCGATTCTCCGAGAAACTCCGCGTACCAGAAGCGCTGACCTTCGACGACGTGCTCCTGCGGCCCGCCGAGAGCCGCGTCGAACCCGACGACGCCGACGTCTCCACACGCGTCTCGAAGAACGTCGAACTCAATACCCCGATTCTCTCCGCGGCGATGGACACCGTCACCGAATCCGACCTCGCCATCGCGATGGCCCACGAGGGCGGCCTCGGCGTCCTCCACCAGAACATGGACACAGAGACTGTCGTCACCGAGGTTGAGCGCGTCAAGCGCGCCGACGAGCTCGTCATCGACCGCGAGAACGTTGTCACCGCCAACCCCGACCAGACGGTCGAGGAGGTCGACGCGATGATGAACTCTGAGGGCGTCTCCGGCGCGCCCGTCGTCGACGACGACGACACCGTCCTCGGCATCATCTCCGGCACCGACATCCGCCCCTACCTCGAAGTCGGCGAGTCCGACACGGTCCGCGAGGCGATGACCGACGAGGTCATCACCGCCGACGAGGACGTCGACGCCCGCGACGCGCTCGAGCTCATGTACGAGCACAAGATCGAGCGCGTCCCCATCGTGGACGGCGACGACCACCTCGTCGGCCTCGTCACGATGCAGGGTATCCTCGCGCGCCGCGAACACGGCGACGCCGCCCGCGACGACGACGGCCGCCTCCGCGTCGGCGTCGCCGTCGGCCCGTTCGAGACCGAGCGCGCGACCGCCGTCGACGACGCCGGCGCCGACGTCATCTTCATCGACTGCGCGCACGCCCACAACCTGAACGTCATCGACTCCGCCCGCGACATCAAGGCGTCCGTGGACGCGGACGTCGTCGTCGGGAACGTCGGTACCCGCGAGGCCGCCGAGGCCGTCGTGGACTTCGCGGACGGCATCAAGGTCGGTATCGGCCCGGGCTCCATCTGCACGACGCGCGTCGTCACGGGCGCGGGCATGCCCCAGATTACGGCCGTCTCGCAGGTCGCCGACGTCGCCCACCCCGAGGACGTTCCCGTCATCGCGGACGGCGGCATCCGGTACTCCGGCGACGCCGCGAAGGCCATCGCCGCGGGCGCCGACGCCGTCATGCTGGGCTCGTACTTCGCCGGCACCGACGAGGCCCCCGGCCGGGTCATCACGATGAACGGCAAGAAGTACAAGCAGTACCGCGGCATGGGGTCGGTCGGCGCGATGCAGTCGGGCGGCGGCGACCGCTACCTCAAGGAGGAAGACGAGGACGAGGAGTTCGTCCCCGAGGGCGTCGAGGCCGCCACGCCGTACAAGGGCCCGCTCGCCCAGGAGCTCCACCAGCTCGTCGGCGGCATCCAGTCCGGCATGGGCTACGTCGGCGCCGAGACCATCCCCGAGTTCAAAGAAGACGCGGAGTTCGTCCGCGTCTCCGCCGCGGGCCAGACCGAAGGCCACCCTCACGACGTGATGATTACGGACGAAGCGCCCAACTACAGCCCGCAGAACGAGTAG
- a CDS encoding DUF5794 domain-containing protein — MSSSRHPVALRLEQRVGGDTRLLATVMLLPLVDGIFAALVLAGELNTYIGIAQIGLLVFGGSATLAVILAEMDEDPRSQAVTVLVVGTPLILIAAAEAALAPTIATVVDIPTFERFAAIVILAIAAKTASSTIGDYLPSPGIIIGLGFVASVQPAGAQLKFAADPGLMLRAAAAGGVAVGFALAVVALQPYLRQVVDIDRFRFGSAVALGTLALSVFGLVPSQAPLVVFAVAGLLAFDPEEADVDTPDVPPAVDDGPDGAAAPAATPDGGSDPDEDDEAAYGYPGEDGAEERAPWL; from the coding sequence ATGAGTAGTTCACGCCACCCCGTCGCCCTTCGCCTAGAGCAGCGTGTGGGCGGCGACACCCGGCTACTCGCGACGGTCATGCTGCTCCCGCTCGTGGACGGCATCTTCGCCGCCCTCGTGCTCGCGGGCGAACTCAATACGTACATCGGCATCGCCCAGATCGGGCTGCTGGTCTTCGGTGGGAGCGCGACGCTCGCGGTGATCCTCGCAGAGATGGACGAGGACCCCCGCTCGCAGGCTGTTACCGTCCTCGTCGTTGGGACGCCGCTGATACTCATCGCCGCCGCCGAAGCCGCGCTGGCGCCCACCATCGCGACCGTCGTCGACATCCCGACGTTCGAACGCTTCGCCGCCATCGTCATCCTCGCCATCGCCGCGAAGACCGCCAGCTCCACCATCGGCGACTACCTCCCCTCCCCCGGTATCATCATCGGACTTGGATTCGTCGCAAGCGTCCAGCCCGCGGGCGCCCAACTCAAGTTCGCGGCCGACCCCGGGCTAATGTTGCGCGCCGCGGCTGCCGGCGGCGTCGCCGTCGGCTTCGCACTCGCGGTCGTCGCGCTCCAGCCGTACCTCCGGCAGGTCGTCGACATCGACCGCTTCCGGTTCGGGAGTGCCGTCGCGCTCGGCACGCTCGCGCTCTCCGTGTTCGGGCTCGTCCCCTCGCAGGCGCCGCTGGTCGTGTTCGCGGTCGCCGGCCTGCTCGCGTTCGACCCCGAGGAAGCCGACGTCGACACCCCGGACGTGCCCCCGGCCGTCGACGACGGCCCTGACGGCGCCGCGGCGCCGGCCGCAACGCCTGACGGCGGCAGCGACCCCGACGAGGACGACGAAGCCGCCTACGGCTACCCCGGCGAAGACGGCGCCGAAGAACGCGCCCCCTGGCTGTGA
- a CDS encoding DUF7692 domain-containing protein — protein sequence MRIRTDGDYAHRLDAIESAMDALGENTKTAAVIAACEHARQDRNAKQKALAHPDMTPELAEVLSTPAMGLRYEIETSLDVD from the coding sequence ATGCGAATCCGTACCGACGGCGACTACGCCCACCGCCTCGACGCCATCGAATCAGCTATGGACGCGCTCGGCGAGAATACGAAAACCGCCGCGGTCATCGCCGCCTGCGAACACGCCCGACAAGACCGGAACGCGAAGCAGAAAGCGCTCGCTCATCCCGACATGACACCCGAGCTCGCCGAGGTCCTCAGCACTCCCGCGATGGGACTGCGCTACGAAATCGAGACTTCCCTCGACGTCGACTAA